Proteins from one Burkholderia oklahomensis C6786 genomic window:
- a CDS encoding ABC transporter ATP-binding protein: protein MIELERVCKDYHTRQGVHRVLNRIDLRVKQGEKVGILGRNGAGKSTLIRMISGAELPTSGRIRRSMKVSWPLAFGGAFQGSLTGMDNLRFICRVYGADPKAAEPFVQEFSELGYYLREPVKSYSAGMRARLAFAISMAIEFDCFLIDEIVAVGDSRFHAKCHHELFEQRKDRALIIVSHDASYIRQHCDRASVLIEGRLHSFDSVEDAYTFYQESTA, encoded by the coding sequence ATGATCGAGCTCGAACGCGTCTGCAAGGACTATCACACGCGGCAAGGCGTTCATCGCGTGCTGAACCGGATCGACTTGCGCGTGAAGCAAGGCGAGAAGGTCGGCATCCTCGGACGCAACGGGGCCGGCAAGTCGACGCTGATCCGGATGATCAGCGGCGCGGAGCTGCCGACGTCGGGCCGCATCCGCCGCAGCATGAAAGTGTCCTGGCCGCTCGCGTTCGGCGGCGCGTTCCAGGGCAGCCTGACCGGCATGGACAACCTGCGCTTCATCTGCCGCGTCTACGGCGCCGACCCGAAGGCGGCCGAGCCGTTCGTCCAGGAGTTCTCGGAGCTCGGCTACTACCTGCGCGAGCCGGTCAAGAGCTATTCGGCCGGGATGCGCGCACGGCTCGCGTTCGCGATCTCGATGGCAATCGAATTCGACTGCTTCCTGATCGACGAGATCGTCGCCGTCGGCGACAGCCGCTTTCATGCGAAATGCCATCACGAGCTGTTCGAGCAGCGCAAGGACCGCGCGCTCATCATCGTGAGCCACGATGCGAGCTACATCCGGCAGCACTGCGACCGCGCGTCGGTGCTGATCGAAGGCCGGCTGCATTCGTTCGACTCGGTCGAGGATGCGTACACGTTCTATCAGGAAAGCACGGCATGA
- a CDS encoding ABC transporter permease, whose protein sequence is MAHHDTPLSRSLSIQARVVSALLMREILTRFGRHNIGFLWIFFEPMMFTLGVLALWTMTKATHGSTLPITAFAVTGYSPVLLWRNCANRCALAILPNQALLYHRNVRVIDFFFARLLLEISGATMSFTFLTIFFIVAGMMHPPENMLMIFGAWLHLAAFGSGLALIIGALSERSEAVERIWHTVAYLLFPLSGSLFMVSWLPEKFQKIILLLPMVHGTEMLRGGYFGSLVTPHYSIPYMVFSDLILLLVGLYFVRDAGRRVEPE, encoded by the coding sequence ATGGCACATCACGACACCCCGCTGTCCCGCTCGCTCTCGATCCAGGCGCGCGTCGTCAGCGCGCTGCTGATGCGGGAGATCCTGACGCGCTTCGGCCGCCACAACATCGGCTTTCTGTGGATCTTCTTCGAGCCGATGATGTTCACGCTCGGCGTGCTCGCGCTGTGGACGATGACGAAGGCAACGCACGGCTCGACGCTGCCGATCACCGCGTTCGCGGTAACGGGCTACTCGCCCGTGCTGCTGTGGCGCAACTGCGCGAACCGCTGCGCGCTCGCGATCCTGCCGAACCAGGCGCTCCTCTATCATCGCAACGTGCGCGTGATCGACTTCTTCTTCGCACGTCTTTTGCTCGAGATCTCGGGCGCGACGATGTCGTTCACGTTCCTGACGATCTTCTTCATCGTCGCAGGCATGATGCATCCGCCCGAAAACATGTTGATGATCTTCGGCGCGTGGCTGCATCTCGCCGCGTTCGGCTCCGGCCTCGCGCTCATCATCGGCGCGCTGTCCGAGCGCAGCGAGGCGGTCGAGCGGATCTGGCACACGGTCGCGTATCTGCTGTTCCCGCTGTCGGGCTCGCTCTTCATGGTGTCGTGGCTGCCCGAGAAATTCCAGAAGATCATCCTGCTGCTGCCGATGGTGCACGGCACCGAGATGCTGCGCGGCGGCTATTTCGGCTCGCTCGTCACGCCGCACTACAGCATCCCGTACATGGTGTTCAGCGACTTGATCCTGCTGCTGGTCGGCCTGTACTTCGTGCGCGACGCGGGCCGCAGGGTGGAGCCGGAATGA
- a CDS encoding capsule polysaccharide export protein, with product MENVSGSTSVSTAGKRTNFIGRIKGLNKLFVLTVAAPTLIATLYYGLIASDIYVSESRFVVRSAQRAAQPSAVGALLQGTGLGRGQDDTYPVVDYIQSRDALTALNRDNYVRDAYSKRGDFISHFNATLDGSFESLWKYYGKRIVSVNLESSSGIATLQVRGYTAEDAQKINAELLGLSEQLVNRMNDRAAKDTVSFAQRQVDEAAAKAKEAAVALAAYRNSNAVFDPEKQSALQLQQVTSLQSQLFSAQTQLRQLQVIAPQNPQISVLKNSIAELEKQIKEATGGVAGGKNSLSNKAASYTRLQLDSQFADKQLASALAAMETARAEAQRQQLYLERLVQPNQPDVAIEPKRLKSIFEVFALGMIAWGILSLLLAGVREHHD from the coding sequence TTGGAAAACGTATCTGGCAGCACTTCGGTCTCGACGGCCGGAAAGCGAACGAACTTCATCGGGCGGATCAAGGGACTCAATAAGCTCTTCGTCCTGACGGTGGCCGCCCCCACCCTCATCGCGACGCTCTACTACGGTCTCATCGCGTCCGACATTTACGTGTCCGAATCGCGCTTCGTCGTCCGCAGCGCGCAACGCGCAGCGCAGCCGAGCGCCGTCGGCGCGTTGCTGCAAGGCACGGGGCTCGGCCGCGGACAGGACGACACGTATCCCGTCGTCGACTACATCCAGTCGCGCGACGCGCTCACCGCGCTGAACCGGGACAACTACGTGCGCGACGCATACTCGAAGCGCGGCGACTTCATCAGCCACTTCAACGCGACGCTCGACGGCAGCTTCGAATCGTTGTGGAAATACTACGGCAAGCGGATCGTGTCGGTGAATCTCGAGTCGTCGTCGGGGATCGCGACGCTGCAGGTGCGCGGCTACACCGCCGAGGACGCGCAGAAGATCAATGCCGAGCTGCTCGGCCTGAGCGAGCAGCTCGTCAACCGGATGAACGACCGTGCCGCGAAGGACACCGTAAGCTTCGCGCAGCGGCAGGTCGACGAGGCCGCCGCGAAGGCGAAGGAGGCCGCCGTCGCGCTCGCCGCATACCGGAATTCGAACGCGGTGTTCGATCCGGAAAAGCAATCGGCGCTGCAGTTGCAACAGGTGACGAGCCTGCAGTCGCAACTCTTCTCCGCGCAGACGCAACTTCGGCAGCTGCAGGTGATCGCGCCGCAGAACCCGCAAATTTCGGTCCTGAAGAACAGCATCGCGGAACTCGAGAAGCAGATCAAGGAAGCGACGGGCGGCGTCGCGGGCGGCAAGAACTCGCTGTCGAACAAGGCGGCGAGCTACACGCGGCTACAGCTCGATTCGCAATTCGCCGACAAGCAGCTCGCGTCCGCGCTCGCGGCGATGGAAACCGCGCGCGCCGAAGCCCAGCGCCAGCAACTCTATCTGGAGCGCCTCGTCCAGCCGAACCAGCCGGACGTCGCGATCGAGCCGAAGCGGCTCAAATCGATCTTCGAGGTGTTCGCGCTCGGCATGATCGCATGGGGCATCCTGAGCCTCCTGCTCGCCGGCGTGCGCGAGCACCACGACTGA
- a CDS encoding capsule biosynthesis protein encodes MPRSFLVLQGTASSFFSRLSEALSGRGHAVRRVNFCGGDLLYGGTTAAWDYRDKLDALPEWYLQAVRTEGVTDVVMFGDCREVHRHMHPVAHACGLRTHVFEEGYIRPHWLTLERHGVNGRSLLPRDPAWYLDQRSVTPPSPPGQPTGYNLYERAFHDIRYRSANAFYASRFPHYSSHRPRNGFVEYAGLAVRALQQSRHHGEAEKVVRALLESKRAYYFFPLQLGSDAQIVAHSPFDGIREAIERVMHAFARHARSDAVLVIKNHPLDTGLIDYRRFAYKLAAELGIAKRLCFIDAGHLPTLLEHAAGVVVVNSTVGLSALHHRRPLIALGSAVYAIPRLTWQGSLEDFWTQAEPPDMTLYQAFLDYVMHHTQINGDFYTRTGIEMATAGAVERLEAARD; translated from the coding sequence ATGCCTCGCTCATTTCTTGTGCTGCAAGGCACGGCTTCATCGTTCTTCAGCCGATTGTCCGAAGCCTTGTCCGGGCGGGGTCATGCGGTGCGCCGGGTCAATTTCTGCGGCGGCGATCTTCTGTATGGCGGAACGACCGCGGCCTGGGATTATCGGGACAAGCTCGACGCGCTGCCCGAGTGGTACTTGCAAGCAGTCCGAACGGAGGGCGTGACCGATGTAGTCATGTTCGGCGACTGTCGTGAAGTCCATCGTCACATGCATCCGGTCGCGCATGCATGCGGGCTGCGCACGCACGTGTTCGAGGAGGGCTACATCCGTCCTCACTGGCTGACGCTCGAGCGGCACGGCGTCAACGGCCGGTCGCTGCTGCCGCGCGATCCGGCGTGGTATCTCGATCAGCGGAGCGTCACGCCGCCGAGCCCGCCGGGACAGCCGACCGGTTACAACCTTTACGAGCGCGCATTCCACGATATCCGGTATCGTAGCGCGAACGCATTTTACGCAAGCCGCTTCCCGCATTACAGCAGCCATCGTCCGCGGAACGGCTTCGTCGAATATGCAGGACTCGCCGTGCGCGCGCTCCAGCAGAGCCGCCATCACGGCGAAGCGGAGAAGGTGGTGCGGGCGTTGCTCGAATCGAAACGCGCCTATTATTTTTTTCCGCTGCAACTGGGTTCGGACGCGCAGATCGTCGCCCATTCCCCGTTCGACGGAATCCGCGAAGCAATCGAGCGGGTGATGCACGCGTTTGCACGGCATGCACGTTCCGATGCCGTACTCGTCATCAAGAACCATCCGCTCGATACGGGATTGATCGATTATCGACGCTTCGCGTATAAGTTGGCTGCCGAGCTCGGCATCGCGAAGCGCCTGTGCTTCATCGACGCCGGCCATTTGCCGACGCTGCTCGAGCATGCGGCGGGCGTCGTCGTCGTCAACAGCACGGTGGGGCTGTCGGCGCTGCATCATCGCCGTCCGCTGATCGCGCTCGGCAGCGCGGTATATGCGATACCGCGGCTGACGTGGCAAGGCAGTCTCGAGGATTTCTGGACGCAGGCCGAACCGCCCGACATGACCCTCTACCAAGCGTTTCTCGACTACGTGATGCATCACACCCAGATCAACGGCGACTTCTACACGCGCACCGGCATCGAGATGGCGACGGCGGGCGCGGTCGAACGGCTCGAGGCGGCGCGTGACTAG
- a CDS encoding SDR family NAD(P)-dependent oxidoreductase, with amino-acid sequence MTSAAPRHVVVTGASSGLGRALAHAYAAPGVVLGLVGRDAARLDACAQACRAHGATVVVGQLDVRDAERAQAWLWAFDDAHPIDLLIANAGVASTLATASDWEGLERTATVVDTNFYGALQAALPVIARMRPRGRGQIAMVSSLAALRGMAISPAYCASKAAIKAYADSVRPLLARDGVRLSVILPGFVKTAMSDVFPGDKPLLWSADKAAAHIRAKLAAGRAEIAFPGLLAFGMRLLPLLPATLADAILGRLSYLPREER; translated from the coding sequence GTGACTAGCGCCGCGCCGCGTCACGTAGTCGTCACGGGTGCAAGCTCGGGGCTCGGCCGCGCGCTCGCGCATGCATATGCGGCGCCGGGCGTCGTGCTCGGGCTCGTCGGGCGCGACGCGGCGCGGCTCGACGCGTGCGCGCAGGCATGCCGCGCGCACGGTGCGACGGTCGTCGTCGGGCAGCTCGACGTGCGCGACGCCGAGCGCGCGCAGGCGTGGCTCTGGGCATTCGACGACGCGCATCCGATCGACCTGCTGATCGCGAACGCAGGCGTCGCGAGCACGCTCGCGACCGCGTCCGACTGGGAGGGGCTCGAACGCACGGCGACCGTCGTCGACACCAATTTCTACGGCGCGCTGCAGGCGGCGTTGCCCGTCATCGCGCGCATGCGGCCGCGCGGGCGCGGCCAGATCGCGATGGTAAGCTCGCTCGCCGCGCTGCGCGGCATGGCGATTTCGCCCGCCTATTGCGCGAGCAAGGCGGCGATCAAGGCGTATGCCGATTCGGTCCGTCCGTTGCTCGCGCGCGACGGCGTCAGGCTGTCCGTGATCCTGCCGGGCTTCGTGAAGACCGCGATGAGCGACGTGTTCCCAGGCGACAAGCCGCTCCTGTGGTCCGCCGACAAGGCGGCCGCCCACATCCGCGCCAAGCTCGCGGCCGGGCGCGCGGAGATCGCGTTTCCGGGGCTGCTCGCGTTCGGCATGCGTCTGCTGCCGCTCTTGCCTGCTACGCTCGCGGACGCGATCCTCGGCAGACTGTCGTATCTGCCGCGCGAGGAGCGCTAG
- a CDS encoding LTA synthase family protein: MGGGLALTFSLAAALSFALDALAMPRAPWRRPLPAVALHVLAFAFVGGCVLFVTARVLFSAFVAVALVGLMAVVSNAKHESLREPFVFTDLSLFSQLFSHPRLYLPFLSAGKVAAIAAGIALLAAGYRAEAPLAPRPFGAAAGAVAACFVCGCLLAKRLTLTLDASVDQRRNGFFATFVAYLLNGLRPATLRAFERAAAASPFADGRAAAYPDVIVIQSESFFDARRAVSGIEPSLFAHFDRARRESMFYGELAVPAWGANTMRTEFAMLTGLASERLGYARFYPYAFLRRACDSLAGWFRRGGYGTVAIHPYYADFFGRDRVFPLMHFERFLDIRHFARAPRAGPYVADAAVADALIAELDAPRAKPLFAFAMTMENHGPLHLETVEPGESRARHAFGDGAEWRDLTVYLRHVVNADAMIGRLLEHLRARRRDTVVCFYGDHVPALPRIFGKLGVAPERSDYFIWRNFGTPDACRRDARVEELGSILLRATEAEETSGPATKASEKTTQR, from the coding sequence GTGGGCGGCGGGCTCGCGCTCACCTTCTCGCTCGCGGCCGCGCTGTCGTTCGCTCTCGATGCGCTCGCGATGCCGCGCGCGCCGTGGCGTCGGCCGCTGCCGGCCGTCGCGCTGCACGTGCTCGCATTCGCGTTCGTCGGCGGCTGCGTGCTGTTCGTCACCGCGCGCGTGCTGTTCTCGGCGTTCGTCGCCGTCGCGCTCGTCGGCCTGATGGCGGTCGTCAGCAACGCGAAGCATGAATCGCTGCGCGAGCCGTTCGTGTTCACCGATCTGAGCCTCTTCAGCCAGCTGTTCTCGCATCCGCGCCTGTATCTGCCGTTCCTGAGCGCGGGCAAGGTCGCCGCGATCGCGGCGGGGATCGCGCTGCTCGCGGCCGGCTATCGGGCCGAGGCGCCGCTTGCGCCGCGGCCGTTCGGGGCGGCGGCCGGCGCGGTCGCCGCCTGCTTCGTCTGCGGCTGCCTGCTCGCGAAGCGCCTGACGCTCACGCTCGACGCGAGCGTCGACCAGCGGCGCAACGGCTTCTTCGCGACGTTCGTCGCGTATCTGCTCAACGGGCTGCGGCCGGCGACGCTGCGCGCGTTCGAGCGCGCGGCGGCGGCGAGTCCGTTCGCCGACGGCCGGGCCGCCGCGTATCCGGACGTGATCGTGATCCAGAGCGAATCGTTCTTCGATGCGCGGCGCGCGGTGAGCGGCATCGAGCCGTCGCTCTTCGCGCATTTCGATCGCGCGCGGCGCGAGTCGATGTTTTACGGCGAGCTTGCAGTGCCTGCGTGGGGCGCCAACACGATGCGCACCGAGTTCGCGATGCTGACGGGGCTCGCGTCGGAGCGCCTCGGCTATGCGCGCTTCTATCCTTATGCGTTCCTGCGTCGCGCCTGCGATTCGCTCGCCGGCTGGTTCAGGCGCGGCGGCTACGGGACGGTCGCGATCCATCCGTATTACGCGGACTTCTTCGGCCGCGACCGCGTGTTCCCGCTGATGCATTTCGAGCGCTTCCTCGACATCCGGCATTTTGCCCGCGCGCCGCGCGCCGGCCCGTACGTGGCCGACGCGGCCGTCGCCGACGCGCTGATCGCCGAGCTCGACGCGCCGCGCGCCAAGCCGCTCTTCGCGTTCGCGATGACGATGGAGAACCACGGCCCGCTGCATCTGGAGACGGTGGAGCCCGGCGAATCGCGCGCGCGCCATGCGTTCGGCGACGGCGCCGAATGGCGCGATTTAACTGTTTACTTGCGTCATGTCGTAAATGCGGATGCAATGATCGGGCGACTGCTCGAGCATCTGCGCGCTCGACGGCGTGACACGGTCGTGTGCTTTTATGGCGACCATGTCCCGGCGCTGCCGCGTATTTTCGGTAAGCTGGGTGTCGCGCCCGAGCGCAGCGACTACTTTATCTGGCGGAATTTCGGCACCCCGGACGCCTGTCGACGAGATGCGCGTGTCGAAGAGCTCGGTTCGATCCTGCTTCGTGCGACCGAAGCGGAAGAGACGAGCGGCCCTGCGACGAAGGCATCGGAAAAAACGACACAACGATGA